The following are encoded together in the Pseudodesulfovibrio indicus genome:
- a CDS encoding rod shape-determining protein codes for MGNLLNRIIGSFSNDLAIDLGTANTLVYVKGKGVMLSEPSVVAVKKDSRGGKTVLAVGAEAKKMLGRTPGNIVAIRPMKDGVIADFEVTEAMLRHFISKVHNSRRLVRPRIMICVPTGITQVEKRAVKESAQSAGAREVYLIEEPMAAAIGANLPITEPTSNMIVDIGGGTTEIAVISLSGIVYARSVRIGGDKMDEAIMQHVKRKYNMLIGESTAEQIKIHIGSAYPLGDEEPIMEVKGRDLVTGIPQNRPITAEEVREAISEQVEGIVQGVRIALEQTPPELAADIVDRGIVLTGGGALLKGLDQLLQHETQLPITVVEDPLTAVVLGSGKALDNIDLYKDITTD; via the coding sequence ATGGGTAACCTGCTCAACAGAATCATCGGCTCGTTTTCCAACGACCTTGCCATAGACCTGGGGACCGCGAACACCCTGGTCTACGTCAAGGGCAAGGGCGTCATGCTCTCAGAGCCGTCGGTGGTCGCGGTGAAAAAGGACTCGCGGGGCGGAAAGACCGTCCTGGCGGTCGGCGCGGAGGCCAAGAAGATGCTCGGGCGCACGCCCGGCAACATCGTGGCCATCCGACCCATGAAGGACGGCGTCATCGCCGACTTCGAGGTCACCGAGGCCATGCTCCGCCACTTCATTTCCAAGGTCCACAACTCCCGCAGGCTGGTCCGTCCCCGGATCATGATCTGCGTGCCGACCGGGATCACCCAGGTCGAGAAACGCGCGGTCAAGGAGTCGGCCCAGTCCGCCGGCGCGCGCGAGGTCTACCTCATCGAGGAGCCGATGGCCGCGGCCATCGGCGCGAACCTGCCGATCACAGAACCGACCTCGAACATGATCGTGGACATCGGCGGCGGCACCACCGAGATCGCCGTCATCTCCCTGTCCGGCATCGTCTACGCCCGAAGCGTCCGCATCGGCGGCGACAAGATGGACGAGGCGATCATGCAGCACGTCAAACGCAAGTACAACATGCTCATCGGCGAATCCACGGCCGAGCAGATCAAGATTCACATCGGCTCCGCCTACCCCCTGGGTGACGAGGAGCCGATCATGGAAGTCAAGGGCCGCGACCTGGTCACCGGCATTCCCCAGAACCGTCCCATCACCGCCGAGGAGGTCCGCGAGGCCATCTCCGAGCAGGTGGAGGGCATCGTCCAGGGCGTGCGCATCGCGCTCGAGCAGACCCCGCCCGAGCTGGCGGCGGACATCGTGGACCGGGGCATCGTCCTGACCGGCGGCGGCGCGCTGCTCAAGGGGCTGGACCAGTTGCTCCAGCACGAGACGCAGCTGCCCATCACCGTGGTTGAGGACCCCCTCACCGCGGTCGTGCTCGGCTCCGGCAAGGCGCTTGACAACATCGACCTGTACAAGGACATCACCACCGACTAG
- the atpF gene encoding F0F1 ATP synthase subunit B, producing the protein MKRMKVFFAVLLAALAISSIAFASEGGGGHAVFTAANVKDYGLRILNFVIFAGLLYKFAGAKVKDFFVGRRDGIKNDLDDLQARQAEAEKKLKAVEASIANMATEKQQILDDAKAQGEAIKAAIIEKAKNDAAALTEQARRTASNEAQAAIESIRAELADMVIATAEKIVAEKLSAEDHDKLVDDYLTKVVLN; encoded by the coding sequence TTGAAACGGATGAAAGTGTTTTTTGCGGTCCTTCTGGCCGCCCTGGCAATCTCCTCCATCGCTTTTGCCAGCGAAGGCGGAGGCGGTCATGCCGTATTCACGGCTGCGAACGTGAAGGATTACGGTCTGCGCATCCTCAACTTCGTCATCTTCGCCGGCCTGCTGTACAAGTTCGCCGGTGCCAAGGTGAAGGACTTCTTCGTCGGCCGCCGCGACGGCATCAAGAACGACCTGGACGACCTCCAGGCCCGTCAGGCCGAGGCCGAGAAGAAGCTCAAGGCCGTCGAGGCGAGCATCGCCAACATGGCTACCGAAAAGCAGCAGATCCTCGATGACGCCAAGGCCCAGGGCGAAGCCATCAAGGCCGCCATCATCGAGAAGGCCAAGAACGATGCCGCGGCTTTGACCGAGCAGGCGCGGCGCACCGCTAGCAACGAGGCCCAGGCGGCCATCGAGTCCATCCGCGCCGAACTGGCCGACATGGTCATCGCCACCGCCGAGAAGATCGTTGCCGAGAAGCTGAGCGCCGAAGACCACGACAAGCTCGTGGATGACTATTTAACAAAGGTGGTGCTCAATTGA
- the atpA gene encoding F0F1 ATP synthase subunit alpha — protein sequence MQIKAEEISKIIQDQIQNYESRVEMSETGTVLYVGDGIARVHGVENVMAMELLEFPGGLMGMVLNLEEDNVGVALLGADTGVKEGDPVKRTGQIYSVPVGDAVMGRVVNPLGQPIDGLGPIETSEVRPVEMKAPGIISRKSVHEPCYTGLKAIDAMTPVGRGQRELVIGDRQTGKTAVCVDAILAQKTTDVHCFYVAIGQKKASVALVADVLRQHGAMEYTTIVSATASEPAPLQFIAAYTGATMAEFYRNNGKHALICYDDLSKQATAYREMSLLLRRPPGREAYPGDVFYLHSRLLERACKVNDSLGAGSLTALPVIETQAGDVSAFIPTNVISITDGQIYLEPNLFLSGVRPAINVGLSVSRVGGSAQIKAMKQVAGTLRLDLAQYRELAAFASFGSDLDKATQAKLNRGARMVELLKQPQYKPLTVQEQVSVLFAGTRGYVDDVPVDAVIRFEAEFLEFMRNAKSAVLDAIAEKQVIDDAVEADLRAAIEEFKKGFSA from the coding sequence ATGCAGATCAAAGCAGAAGAAATCAGCAAAATCATTCAGGACCAGATTCAGAATTACGAATCTCGTGTTGAAATGAGCGAGACCGGTACCGTCCTCTACGTCGGTGACGGTATCGCCCGCGTGCACGGCGTTGAGAACGTCATGGCCATGGAGCTGCTGGAATTCCCCGGCGGCCTGATGGGCATGGTGCTCAACCTGGAAGAGGACAACGTTGGTGTCGCCCTCCTGGGCGCGGACACCGGCGTCAAGGAAGGCGACCCGGTCAAGCGTACCGGTCAGATTTACTCCGTCCCGGTCGGCGACGCCGTCATGGGCCGCGTCGTCAACCCCCTGGGCCAGCCCATCGACGGTCTGGGACCCATCGAGACCTCCGAGGTCCGTCCCGTCGAAATGAAGGCCCCCGGCATCATTTCCCGTAAGTCGGTCCACGAGCCCTGCTACACCGGCCTCAAGGCCATCGACGCCATGACCCCGGTCGGCCGCGGTCAGCGCGAACTGGTCATCGGCGACCGTCAGACCGGCAAGACCGCCGTCTGCGTCGACGCCATCCTGGCCCAGAAGACCACCGACGTGCATTGCTTCTACGTCGCCATCGGCCAGAAGAAGGCGTCCGTCGCCCTGGTCGCCGACGTCCTGCGTCAGCACGGCGCCATGGAATACACCACCATCGTTTCGGCCACCGCTTCCGAGCCTGCCCCGCTGCAGTTCATCGCCGCCTACACCGGCGCGACCATGGCCGAGTTCTACCGCAACAACGGCAAGCACGCCCTGATCTGCTACGACGACCTTTCCAAGCAGGCCACCGCCTACCGCGAAATGTCGCTGCTGCTCCGCCGCCCTCCGGGACGCGAAGCCTACCCGGGCGACGTTTTCTACCTGCACTCCAGGCTGCTTGAGCGCGCCTGCAAGGTCAACGACTCCCTCGGCGCCGGTTCCCTGACCGCTCTTCCGGTCATCGAAACCCAGGCCGGCGACGTCTCCGCGTTCATCCCGACCAACGTTATCTCCATCACCGATGGTCAGATCTACTTGGAGCCCAACCTGTTCCTGTCCGGCGTCCGCCCGGCCATCAACGTCGGTCTGTCCGTCTCCCGAGTCGGCGGTTCCGCCCAGATCAAGGCCATGAAGCAGGTTGCCGGTACCCTTCGCCTCGACCTCGCCCAGTACCGCGAGCTGGCCGCATTCGCGTCCTTCGGCTCCGACCTGGACAAGGCCACCCAGGCCAAGCTCAACCGCGGCGCCCGCATGGTCGAACTGCTGAAGCAGCCGCAGTACAAGCCGCTGACCGTCCAGGAGCAGGTTTCCGTGCTCTTCGCCGGCACCCGCGGCTACGTCGACGACGTCCCGGTTGACGCCGTCATCAGGTTCGAGGCCGAATTCCTCGAGTTCATGCGCAACGCCAAGTCCGCCGTCCTCGATGCCATCGCCGAGAAGCAGGTCATCGACGACGCCGTCGAAGCCGACCTCCGGGCCGCCATCGAAGAGTTCAAGAAAGGCTTCAGCGCTTAA
- the rodA gene encoding rod shape-determining protein RodA yields the protein MPIDRRLLLYINWPLFGLAVILFLIGVLNLYSASGTRLEEGMNLAPYYHRQLLWGLMGLFGMLVFMFFDYRHLKTLAWPLFWTTVILLVAVFFMGKTIYGARRWLDLGFMNFQPSELAKIAILIVGARILSREREPLNFVRLAYVLGVGLVLAGLIIKQPDLGSGLSILMILGGMILFRGVTARVFKTCLVAIPCLLPLSWFFLHDYQKQRIMTFLDPTTDPLGAGYHIIQSEIAIGSGGFWGKGFLEGTQSQLRFLPERHTDFAVAVFGEEWGFVGTMVLLSLFCVFLYQMVVIARDARGLFGSYLAAGVFFYFFWQILINTGMVLGLMPVVGIPLPFISYGGSATLVNFCLVGLVLNVSMRRFLFKQA from the coding sequence ATGCCGATTGATCGCAGGCTCCTGCTGTACATCAACTGGCCCCTGTTCGGGCTGGCCGTGATCCTGTTCCTGATCGGCGTGCTGAACCTGTATTCGGCCAGCGGCACCCGGCTGGAGGAGGGCATGAACCTCGCGCCCTACTACCACCGCCAGCTCCTCTGGGGGCTCATGGGGCTGTTCGGCATGCTCGTGTTCATGTTCTTCGACTACCGGCACCTGAAGACCCTGGCCTGGCCGCTCTTCTGGACCACGGTGATCCTGCTGGTGGCCGTATTCTTCATGGGCAAGACCATCTACGGCGCGCGGCGCTGGCTCGACCTGGGGTTCATGAACTTCCAGCCGTCCGAGCTGGCCAAGATCGCCATCCTCATCGTGGGCGCGCGCATCCTGTCCAGGGAGCGCGAACCGCTGAATTTCGTGCGCCTGGCCTACGTCCTGGGCGTGGGGCTGGTCCTGGCCGGGCTGATCATCAAGCAGCCCGACCTCGGCTCCGGCCTGTCCATCCTGATGATCCTGGGCGGCATGATCCTCTTCCGGGGCGTGACCGCGCGCGTGTTCAAGACCTGCCTGGTGGCCATCCCCTGCCTGCTGCCGCTCTCCTGGTTCTTTCTCCACGACTACCAGAAGCAGCGGATCATGACCTTCCTGGACCCCACCACCGACCCGCTGGGCGCGGGCTACCACATCATCCAGTCCGAGATCGCCATCGGCTCCGGCGGGTTCTGGGGCAAGGGGTTCCTGGAGGGGACCCAGTCCCAGCTGCGCTTCCTGCCCGAGCGGCACACGGACTTCGCGGTGGCCGTGTTCGGCGAGGAGTGGGGCTTTGTCGGGACCATGGTCCTGCTGTCCCTGTTCTGCGTCTTCCTGTACCAGATGGTGGTCATCGCCAGGGACGCGCGCGGCCTGTTCGGATCGTACCTTGCGGCCGGTGTGTTCTTCTATTTCTTCTGGCAAATCCTGATCAATACGGGTATGGTGCTCGGGCTTATGCCAGTGGTCGGCATACCGCTTCCGTTCATCAGTTACGGGGGCAGCGCCACCCTGGTGAATTTTTGCCTCGTGGGGCTTGTGCTCAACGTTTCCATGCGTCGGTTCCTGTTCAAACAGGCCTGA
- a CDS encoding bactofilin family protein: MARDEINAFLGAGTNYHGKLHFQGAVRIDGNFQGEVVSEGTLVIGQEAVVDGQVKVGQLVLSGRIKGEVEAKNKVVLHKTANLQGNIRTPVLVVEEGAVLEGELNMGSRDTVSESKPQQDIDPS; encoded by the coding sequence ATGGCCAGAGATGAAATCAATGCGTTTTTGGGGGCGGGAACCAATTATCACGGCAAGTTGCATTTCCAAGGTGCGGTCCGCATCGACGGCAACTTCCAGGGTGAGGTGGTTTCCGAAGGAACGCTGGTCATCGGTCAGGAGGCCGTAGTGGACGGTCAGGTCAAGGTGGGCCAGCTCGTCCTGTCCGGCAGAATCAAGGGTGAAGTCGAGGCGAAGAACAAGGTTGTCCTGCACAAGACTGCGAATTTGCAGGGCAATATCAGGACTCCGGTCCTGGTCGTCGAGGAAGGTGCGGTTCTCGAAGGCGAACTCAACATGGGGAGCCGGGATACCGTTTCAGAGTCGAAGCCGCAGCAGGATATAGATCCTTCCTGA
- the mreC gene encoding rod shape-determining protein MreC, which translates to MRGPKKIATLIVACLFVYLTLFTWNLRTGHLDALSSYTGLDISGVILKPGLWVAEQVTGFWTRYIYLVGLKQENDQLKAESAELRRANMLMHAQAVSADRLEKLLGFVPPETWSFSGARVIGHRMGPAGALDTMVVDKGAAQDVTDDMPVVALDGVVGRILRSGAATSTVLLLTDPNSRIAVIGEKNRSPGMLMGQGYGNQLQLRYVNLNATIDSGELLLSSGLSGVYPKGLPVARVTKIRRSDISLFLTVQAEPLVDVAGLEEVLLLGRVQAEPGEEPGAPAGKEGEPVAADQ; encoded by the coding sequence ATGAGAGGACCCAAGAAAATCGCCACCCTCATCGTGGCCTGCCTGTTCGTGTACCTCACGCTCTTCACCTGGAACCTGCGCACCGGGCACCTGGACGCCCTGTCCAGCTACACCGGGCTCGACATCTCCGGCGTGATCCTCAAGCCCGGCCTGTGGGTCGCGGAGCAGGTCACCGGGTTCTGGACCCGCTACATCTACCTGGTGGGGCTGAAGCAGGAGAACGACCAGCTCAAGGCCGAGTCCGCCGAGCTGCGCCGGGCCAACATGCTGATGCACGCCCAGGCCGTGTCCGCGGACCGGCTGGAGAAGCTCCTCGGCTTCGTCCCGCCCGAGACCTGGTCCTTTTCCGGGGCGCGGGTCATCGGCCACCGCATGGGACCGGCGGGCGCGCTGGACACCATGGTGGTGGACAAGGGCGCGGCCCAGGACGTGACCGACGACATGCCCGTGGTCGCCCTGGACGGCGTGGTCGGGCGCATCCTGCGCTCGGGCGCGGCCACCTCCACGGTCCTGCTCCTGACCGACCCCAACAGCCGCATCGCGGTCATCGGCGAGAAGAACCGCTCGCCCGGCATGCTCATGGGCCAGGGGTACGGCAACCAGCTCCAGCTGCGCTACGTGAACCTGAACGCGACCATCGATTCCGGCGAGCTGCTGCTCTCCTCCGGGCTGTCCGGCGTCTACCCCAAGGGGCTCCCCGTGGCCCGCGTGACCAAGATACGCCGCTCCGACATCTCCCTGTTCCTGACGGTCCAGGCCGAACCCCTGGTGGACGTCGCCGGGCTGGAGGAGGTCCTGCTCCTCGGCCGCGTGCAGGCCGAACCGGGCGAGGAACCCGGCGCTCCCGCCGGGAAGGAGGGCGAGCCGGTTGCCGCGGACCAATAA
- a CDS encoding F0F1 ATP synthase subunit gamma, with amino-acid sequence MASLRDVQNQITGVKKTKQITKAMNMVASAKLRNAQERIERFRPYANKFYEMLGDLAAGADESVHPLLEVRDEVKTVGIMVATSDRGLCGAFNINIINTAKRLAKEKAAEGKAVKVWCIGKKARDAFRKLDYEVVRAEADAMTSFDFTLAASVGNELIAGYINGDLDEVHVVFGEFLSMAKQPPVDLMVLPMAAQEEGEGESGSSGDYLYEPSVEGLLAELLPRFIKVQVYRGLLDTSASEHAARMAAMDNATKACDELSDTLTLLYNKTRQAAITGDLMDIVGGVEALKG; translated from the coding sequence ATGGCTTCGTTAAGAGACGTCCAGAACCAGATTACTGGCGTCAAGAAAACCAAGCAGATCACCAAGGCCATGAACATGGTGGCCTCGGCAAAACTGCGCAACGCACAGGAGCGTATCGAACGCTTCCGTCCGTATGCGAACAAGTTTTACGAGATGCTTGGCGACTTGGCGGCCGGTGCTGACGAATCGGTGCATCCGCTGCTGGAAGTCCGGGACGAAGTGAAAACCGTGGGTATCATGGTGGCAACTTCCGACCGCGGCCTCTGCGGCGCGTTCAATATCAACATCATCAACACTGCGAAGAGACTGGCCAAGGAAAAGGCCGCCGAAGGCAAGGCCGTCAAGGTCTGGTGCATCGGCAAAAAGGCCCGTGACGCCTTCCGCAAGCTCGACTACGAAGTCGTGCGCGCCGAAGCCGACGCCATGACCAGCTTCGACTTCACCCTCGCGGCCAGCGTCGGCAACGAGCTGATCGCCGGCTACATCAACGGCGACCTCGACGAGGTTCACGTTGTGTTCGGTGAATTCCTGAGCATGGCCAAGCAGCCGCCCGTCGACCTGATGGTGCTGCCCATGGCCGCCCAGGAAGAAGGTGAAGGCGAATCCGGAAGTTCCGGAGACTATCTGTACGAACCGTCTGTCGAAGGCCTGCTGGCCGAGCTTCTGCCTCGGTTCATCAAGGTTCAGGTCTATCGCGGTCTGCTGGATACTTCCGCATCCGAGCACGCCGCGCGCATGGCGGCCATGGATAACGCCACCAAGGCGTGTGACGAACTCTCGGACACCCTGACTTTGCTCTACAACAAGACAAGGCAGGCCGCCATCACTGGCGATCTCATGGACATTGTCGGCGGCGTGGAAGCGCTGAAAGGATAA
- the atpH gene encoding ATP synthase F1 subunit delta, with the protein MIGNVVSRRYAKALFAVGAAKGEAEQAKYGEQLVAIAASIEAAPEATAFFKNPAFSAEEKKAVLNQLVEKASVEPMVKNFCDLLADRGRVEMLSAIASDYKAMIDAVSGVITGELITVSELNEDRKSAIKAKLEAQAGKKLELAFGTDESILGGIVLKVGDKVMDASLKAQLQILKENIKRGE; encoded by the coding sequence TTGATCGGTAACGTAGTTTCCCGCCGCTACGCCAAAGCTCTGTTCGCAGTTGGCGCCGCCAAGGGCGAGGCCGAGCAGGCGAAGTACGGCGAGCAGCTGGTAGCCATCGCCGCCTCCATCGAGGCTGCCCCGGAGGCCACGGCATTCTTCAAGAACCCGGCGTTCAGCGCCGAGGAGAAGAAGGCCGTTCTGAACCAGCTGGTTGAGAAAGCGTCGGTTGAACCGATGGTCAAGAACTTCTGTGACCTGCTGGCCGATCGCGGCCGGGTCGAGATGCTCTCCGCCATCGCGTCTGACTATAAGGCCATGATCGACGCCGTGTCCGGCGTCATCACCGGTGAGCTCATCACGGTGAGCGAACTCAACGAGGACAGAAAGTCTGCAATCAAGGCCAAGCTTGAAGCGCAGGCAGGCAAGAAACTGGAGCTCGCCTTCGGTACCGACGAGTCCATTCTCGGCGGTATCGTCCTGAAGGTTGGCGACAAGGTCATGGACGCCAGCCTCAAGGCTCAGCTGCAGATTTTGAAAGAAAATATTAAAAGGGGTGAGTAG
- a CDS encoding TIGR01212 family radical SAM protein (This family includes YhcC from E. coli K-12, an uncharacterized radical SAM protein.) produces the protein MQRTFRLSAHLRRKFGERVQKIPLDAGFSCPNRDGTLSRTGCVFCNPQGSGSGLLGKGLSLPEQWAFWRDIHVKKHRLSRFTAYLQSYSNTHGPTARLAETLDSLAGLPGLTCLAIGTRPDCLDEEKLDLLAGRRDALGLAEVFLELGLQSSSDATLAHVNRGHGAAAFAEAARAAADRGLTVVAHVMAGLPALDGREGLAELLDTVAFVNALPVGGIKFHNLYVCRGTRLARWFEEGRYVPPSQEEYLHWLGQAVMRLDPRTVIHRLNGNPATGELLAPAWAGNMRRVHNLIRDHFEREDIWQGKLNGAESGPPPWFDPENPGPEDCSPEADV, from the coding sequence ATGCAGCGCACCTTCCGACTGTCCGCCCACCTTCGCCGGAAGTTCGGCGAAAGAGTCCAGAAAATTCCCCTGGACGCCGGTTTCTCCTGCCCCAACCGGGACGGCACCCTGTCGCGCACGGGGTGCGTGTTCTGCAACCCGCAGGGGTCCGGTTCCGGACTCCTGGGCAAAGGGTTGTCCCTACCCGAACAATGGGCGTTCTGGCGTGACATCCATGTGAAGAAACACCGGCTTTCCCGGTTCACCGCCTATCTCCAGTCCTATTCCAACACCCACGGCCCGACCGCGAGGCTGGCCGAGACCCTGGACTCCCTGGCCGGGCTCCCCGGTCTGACCTGCCTGGCCATCGGCACCCGGCCCGACTGCCTGGACGAGGAGAAGCTCGACCTCCTGGCCGGACGCCGGGACGCCCTCGGCCTGGCCGAGGTGTTCCTGGAGCTCGGCCTGCAATCGTCGAGCGACGCCACCCTGGCCCACGTCAACCGGGGCCACGGCGCGGCCGCATTCGCCGAGGCCGCCCGCGCAGCCGCCGACCGGGGCCTGACCGTGGTCGCCCACGTCATGGCCGGGCTGCCGGCCCTGGACGGCCGCGAGGGTCTGGCCGAGCTGCTCGACACCGTGGCCTTTGTCAACGCGCTGCCCGTGGGCGGCATCAAGTTCCACAACCTCTACGTCTGCCGGGGCACGCGGCTGGCCCGCTGGTTCGAGGAGGGGCGCTATGTCCCGCCCTCGCAGGAGGAGTACCTGCACTGGCTCGGCCAAGCGGTCATGCGCCTGGACCCGCGCACCGTCATCCACCGCCTGAACGGCAACCCCGCCACCGGCGAACTCCTGGCCCCGGCCTGGGCGGGCAACATGCGCCGCGTCCACAACCTCATCCGCGACCACTTCGAGCGCGAGGACATCTGGCAGGGCAAGTTGAACGGCGCGGAATCCGGCCCGCCCCCGTGGTTTGATCCCGAGAATCCCGGTCCGGAAGACTGTTCCCCGGAGGCGGACGTATGA
- a CDS encoding ATP synthase F0 subunit B — MVLPDKTIFIQGLNFIVMIFLLNIVLIKPVREIIKKRKGLMADQLEKIEGFNASAEKKVADYEAQLTQARKEAGEIRNTAKDEAVVVEHEILAEAGKEASSTIQAARAEIQSEVKTAMEQLTKDVYVYAEQATGKILGQA; from the coding sequence ATGGTATTACCTGACAAAACAATTTTTATCCAAGGTCTGAACTTCATTGTGATGATCTTCTTGCTGAACATCGTGCTGATCAAGCCGGTTCGCGAGATCATCAAGAAACGCAAGGGGTTGATGGCTGACCAGCTGGAGAAGATCGAAGGCTTCAACGCCAGCGCCGAGAAAAAGGTGGCCGACTACGAGGCCCAGCTCACGCAGGCCCGCAAGGAAGCCGGAGAGATCCGCAACACCGCCAAGGACGAAGCCGTTGTCGTGGAACACGAGATTCTGGCCGAAGCCGGCAAGGAAGCCTCCAGCACCATCCAGGCCGCGCGCGCCGAGATCCAGTCCGAAGTCAAGACCGCCATGGAGCAGCTGACCAAAGACGTCTACGTTTACGCTGAGCAGGCAACAGGCAAGATCCTGGGCCAGGCTTAG
- the mrdA gene encoding penicillin-binding protein 2 gives MSDLYNESEQQAPRAGLLLLQALILGLFCLFAVRLWYLQIHRGEDFALKAKENQLRQESVFSPRGLIRDRNGELLAVNEPAYALGIVREDCPDVDRLVHQIAVWTGKDYFALKALYNKNRKRVKPFEPLIVVPDLTFEQLALIETNKLRWPGLEIQYRPRRLYRYGMLLAHVLGYVAEADEEELGARPDLALGDYVGRQGIELMLEDRMRGIKGLTQYEVDVNGRRLKERVLKHPQAGHEISLSLDLELQKLCMDWLAEEAGSVAVMDADTGQLWALATAPSYDSNDFASGLSSDQWAKLRDNPLHPMQNRVIQSVYPPGSIFKHVVAGAGLHYGMIDPNETVFCSGSTKLGRRVFRCWRKGGHGKVDLRRALVESCDVYFYKQGKKLTVDRMSEFAFAAGFGEKTGIRLPHEKAGIIPTKEWKLKRFGESWQGGDNLNMSIGQGYTLVTPLQVVRFFASIANGGKLLKPLLLKDEKTEVQGTLPLDAGALAILRRGLIETVEDAHGTARRLRTKGVVVGGKTGTAQVVRLTDEIKELKDDEIPYRFRDHAWMAAIAEKDGRRFAIACLVEHGLHGGSGAGPVVKAVIDYLFLNKITHKPEEAKAKARAVRALSLKAKEKKPHAD, from the coding sequence ATGTCAGACCTCTATAACGAATCCGAACAGCAGGCCCCCCGGGCCGGGCTGCTCCTGCTCCAGGCGCTCATCCTGGGGCTGTTCTGCCTGTTCGCCGTGCGCCTCTGGTATCTCCAGATCCACCGGGGCGAGGACTTCGCCCTCAAGGCCAAGGAGAACCAGCTCAGGCAGGAGTCGGTCTTTTCCCCGCGCGGGCTGATCCGCGACCGCAACGGCGAGCTGCTGGCGGTCAACGAGCCCGCCTACGCGCTCGGCATCGTGCGCGAGGACTGCCCGGACGTGGACCGCCTGGTGCACCAGATCGCGGTCTGGACCGGCAAGGACTATTTCGCGCTCAAGGCCCTCTACAACAAGAACCGCAAGCGGGTGAAACCGTTCGAGCCGCTCATCGTGGTCCCGGACCTGACCTTCGAGCAGCTGGCCCTGATCGAGACCAACAAGCTGCGCTGGCCCGGCCTGGAGATCCAGTACCGGCCCCGGCGGCTCTACCGCTACGGCATGCTGCTGGCCCACGTGCTCGGCTACGTGGCCGAGGCGGACGAGGAGGAGCTGGGCGCGCGCCCGGACCTGGCGCTGGGCGACTACGTGGGCCGCCAGGGCATCGAGCTGATGCTCGAGGACCGCATGCGCGGCATCAAGGGGCTGACCCAGTACGAGGTGGACGTCAACGGCAGGCGGCTCAAGGAGCGGGTGCTCAAGCACCCCCAGGCCGGTCACGAGATATCCCTGTCCCTGGACCTGGAGCTGCAGAAGCTGTGCATGGACTGGCTCGCCGAGGAGGCGGGCAGCGTGGCCGTCATGGACGCCGACACCGGGCAGCTCTGGGCCCTGGCCACGGCCCCGTCCTACGACTCCAACGACTTCGCCTCCGGCCTGTCTTCGGACCAGTGGGCCAAGCTGCGCGACAACCCCCTGCACCCCATGCAGAACCGGGTCATCCAGTCCGTGTACCCGCCCGGCTCCATCTTCAAGCACGTGGTGGCCGGGGCCGGCCTGCACTACGGCATGATCGACCCCAACGAGACCGTGTTCTGCTCCGGCTCCACCAAGCTCGGCCGCAGGGTCTTCCGCTGCTGGCGCAAGGGCGGTCACGGCAAGGTGGACCTCCGCCGCGCCCTGGTCGAATCCTGCGACGTCTATTTCTACAAGCAGGGCAAGAAGCTCACCGTGGACCGCATGAGCGAGTTCGCCTTTGCCGCGGGCTTCGGCGAGAAGACCGGCATCCGCCTGCCCCACGAGAAGGCGGGCATCATCCCCACCAAGGAGTGGAAGCTCAAGCGGTTCGGGGAGTCCTGGCAGGGCGGCGACAACCTGAACATGTCCATCGGCCAGGGGTACACCCTGGTCACCCCCCTCCAGGTGGTCCGGTTCTTCGCCAGCATCGCCAACGGCGGCAAGCTGCTCAAGCCCCTGCTGCTCAAGGACGAGAAGACCGAGGTCCAGGGGACCCTCCCCCTGGATGCCGGGGCCCTGGCCATCCTGCGCCGGGGGCTGATCGAAACCGTGGAGGACGCCCACGGCACCGCGCGCAGGCTGCGCACCAAGGGCGTGGTCGTGGGCGGCAAGACCGGCACGGCCCAGGTGGTCCGGCTGACCGACGAGATCAAGGAGCTGAAGGACGACGAGATCCCCTACCGGTTTCGCGACCACGCCTGGATGGCCGCCATCGCCGAGAAGGACGGGCGGCGGTTCGCCATCGCCTGCCTGGTGGAGCACGGCCTGCACGGCGGCTCCGGCGCCGGGCCGGTGGTCAAGGCGGTCATCGACTACCTGTTCCTGAACAAGATCACGCACAAGCCGGAAGAGGCCAAGGCCAAGGCCCGCGCCGTGCGCGCCCTGTCGCTCAAAGCCAAGGAGAAGAAACCCCATGCCGATTGA